caggtgaggtagagactcagaggacgggtagagactcaggacaggtagagactcagaggacaggtagagacaggacggatagagactcagaggacaggtagagactcagaggacaggtagagacaggacaggtagagactcagaggacaggtagattTGAGGCTTTTCCGGTCCTGCTCTGATCAATCATGTGATCAATGATGTCAGGATCTAAACACTCTGGTCCTGTATCAGGCTCATgtgtactgagtactgtatgtACACAGTAAGCAGTAGTACTCTGTAATACTCTATAGTACTCTGTAGTACTCGGTAGTACTCAGTAGTCTGGTTCCTCTCACCTTCCCCTCGATGACGTCGAGCACAGAAGAAAAAGTCATCCGTCGCTCCTCCGGCATCACGAAGCGATCGCCGCTCACGGCGTCGGCGTAGCCGTTAGGGGTCACCGCCACGCTGATGACCTTTGACCCCACCTTCTCCCTGCAGACAGGAAGCGCCCTGAGCGTCACGGactacagaagaagaagaagagtgcGGGTGAGGGTGGGCGGGGCTTCCTCACCTCAGGTACTCTGGAGTCCACCTGGACAGAGCCGGCCAATGGTTGAAGGCATTGCGGATGACGCAGGGCTTGTTAGGACCAATCCAGTCGCGGTAGAACTGCAGCGGGTCAGGTGGCTCCTCCAGGTACGGCACTGATTGGTTCAGATACAGATCTGAAAGGTCATCAATAAACAAGCGCTCTGATCAGCTGACTCAGCAGATCACAAACAGCCAGGTAGTACCAGCTAGTATCATCAGGTAGTACCATCAGGTAGTACCAGCTAGTATCATCAGGTAGTACCATCAGGTAGTACCAGCTAGTACCATCAGGTAGTACCAGCTAGAATCATCAGGTAGTACCATCAGGTAGTACCATCAGGTAGTACCAGCTAGTACCATCAGGTAGTACCATCAGGTAGTACCAGTTAGTATCAGGTAGTACCATCAGGTAGTACCAGCTAGTACCATCAGGTAGTACCATCAGCTAGTACCATCAGGTAGTACCATCAGCTAGTACCATCAGCTAGTACCATCAGGTAGTACCAGCTAGTACCATCAGGTTGTACCAGCTAGTACCATCATGTAGTACCAGCTAGTATCATCAGGTAGTACCATCAGGTAGTACCAGCTAGTATCATCAGGTAGTACCATCAGGTAGTACCATCAGGTAGTACCAGCTAGTATCATCAGGTAGTACCAGCTAGTATCATCAGGTAGTACCATCAGGTAGTACCAGCTAGTATCATCAGGTAGTACCATCAGGTAGTACCAGCTAGTATCATCAGGTAGTACCAGCTAGTATCAGCTAGTACCATCAGGTAGTACCATCAGGTTGTACCAGCTAGTACCATCATGTAGTACCAGCTAGTACCATCAGGTAGTACCATCATGTAGTACCAGCTAGTACCATCAGGTAGTACCATCAGGTTGTACCATCATGTAGTACCAGCTAGTATCATCAGGTAGTACCATCATGTAGTACCAGCTAGTATCATCAGGTAGTACCATCAGGTAGTAC
Above is a genomic segment from Micropterus dolomieu isolate WLL.071019.BEF.003 ecotype Adirondacks unplaced genomic scaffold, ASM2129224v1 scaffold_302, whole genome shotgun sequence containing:
- the LOC123967347 gene encoding bifunctional peptidase and (3S)-lysyl hydroxylase Jmjd7-like gives rise to the protein MVLADTSWYYLMVLPDDTSWYYLMVLPDDTSWYYLMVLPDDTSWYYMMVLPDDTSWYYMMVQPDDLYLNQSVPYLEEPPDPLQFYRDWIGPNKPCVIRNAFNHWPALSRWTPEYLREKVGSKVISVAVTPNGYADAVSGDRFVMPEERRMTFSSVLDVIEGKVQQRGVLYVQKQCSNLLDELPELTDDVEPHVSWMSAALGEFT